The following nucleotide sequence is from Silurus meridionalis isolate SWU-2019-XX chromosome 5, ASM1480568v1, whole genome shotgun sequence.
ggaattaagttgatcagtcacaccatgaagttatgggaaagagtagtggaagccagactgagagaagaggtgaccatctgtgagcaacagtatggtttcatgccaaggaagagcaccacagacgcattatttgctttgaggatgttgatggagaagtatagagaaggtcagaaggagttgcattttgtgtttgtggatttagagaaagcgtatgacagggtgccgatagagaagttgtggtattgtatgaggaagtcaggtgtgtcagagaagtatttgagggtggtgcaggacatgtatgaggacaagcaataaaaaagcagtaaagtgtgcagtaggaacgacagactggtttcaggtggaggttggattgcatcaaggatcagctctaagCCCaatcctgtttgcagtggtgatggacagattgacagacaaggtcagacaggagtctccatggaccatgatgtttgcagatgatattgtgatttgtggtgggagtagggagcaggatgagaagagcctggagaggtggagatatgcgctggagagaaggggaataaaagtcagtagtagtaagacagagtacatgtgtgtgaataagacagtggagtggagtggtgcggttgcagggagaagaggtggagaaggtggaggagttcaggtacctggggacttaaatgcaaagtaatggagagcgtgttagagaagtgaagaaaagagtccaggcagggtggagaaaagtgatagcaggagtgatttgtgatagaagggtatctgcaagagtgtaAGGGAATGTTtagaggactgtggtgagacctgcgatgttgtatggattagagacagtggcatcgaCTAAAAGAGAGgatgtggagctggaggtagcagagctgaagatgttgagatttccattgggagtgatgaggacaggattagaaataagttttttagagggacagtgcatgtaggacgttttggggacaaagtgagagaagctccattgagaaggtttggacatgtgatATAATTTACGATATGATCTAAGATAATGATCTACTTGattcattcacttcctcaaTATATGAAATTGTCacgaatttctcttaaaaggagattTTAAAAATGCACACCGAGTGCGAGGTGGCGACTAAACAAACTtacggtccgccacttaatacgaaCCTAAGGGAACTATGTTCTGCACAAAAAATGATTGTAATCAGTCCACGTGTGTGCCGAACCAAAAGCTCTATACTGAAAGATTTCGGTATGAatacatgtaccgttacacACGTACAATAtatactgtttgtgtgtgtgtgtgtgtgtgtgtgtgtgtgtgtgtgtgagtgcgtgcgtGTAAATATAAAACGTATTTAACAGATTGTccaaaaaagacattttgattTATGATCTATCTCTTTTTATCTGATTTGGTTTTGATATTTAGAGATTTACTTTATGGCATTATCatgaaatagtaaaataaataattgaattcagCTATGATTCttagtgtattattttattgatgctATTCATTTGTTTTCCCATGGCAAAACAAATGGCTTAAAGGTTTGCAGTAAGAATAAAGTAAGGATAGACTGGAAATAGTTTTGGAAATGCTAATATttatagaaacaaaatgaatattcatatattttgcaCTAAATTGCTTCTGTTTTTTCAGTTACCTTAATGATCATCTCCCTGATATCAATCACATACGGAGCACTGGTGTGCAGTGTGTTGGCGATCCAGATCCGTTATGATGAATACAAAGTGAACATGAAAGTTGGTACATATTTGTGCATGGTGCTGTGGCGTGGTTTGGAGATCGCCACTCGTGTCACCACACTGGTACTCTTCAGCACAGCTCTAACCTACTGGGTGATTCTCGTGGGACTGGGAAACctgctcattttctttttccagccGTGGGTGGAGTTCTGGGCACGGAAAGCCTCACTGCCTGAAAACGTTGATAAGAACCTGAGTAAGCTGGGCACGTGTGTAGTGCTGTTCCTGGTTACGCTGCTTTATGCCTGCATCAACATATTCTGCTGGTCAGCTGTGCAGTTGAACCTGGCGGAGCAGGAACTGATAGAGAAACAGCCTCGCTGGAGTCGCCTGGCTTTATACTATACACTGCGCTTCTTTGAAAACGTTGGACTTATTGTTGCCTGGTACTTCTTTAAATCGGACTTCTACGAGTATATATGTGCACCGTTGCTAGCTGTGCAACTGATCGTGTGCTATGGCCTCGCTGTGCTCTTCATGTTGCTATTCTACCAGTTTTGCCACCCGGCACGCAAACTGTTCAAGCACAATGTAGAAGACTGCCTGCAATGTGCTTGCTGCTGGAGAAAAGAGCACACACTGGTTCCACAGGTCCCACCAATCCCAGACCCTTCGACTCTGCTGGGGGCACGGGAAACAGATATATTGGAGGACATGGAGGCAGCTTGACCTTCCCCTGTAATTTATTTGATCAGATTTGCCCCTCccaggccttgcatatttgcaCGAATCCATGATCAGGAACATCATGTGAGCCTTGATAAGGGCAGTGGGAGCTATACAGAGACTGCTGCAGTTCATGTAAAGAATAAATCTTATGTGATTCCAAGAGTATCCTCTGCATGACTATTTTGATTTGCCTTGAAATGGccttgaacaaaaaaaaaaataaagcttcaCTGCTGTAATTTTAGACTTTCACTACTGTGGTGCGCATTGGCAGGGGATGAGATTGTAGTgagctggggttttttttggctgcTAAATACCAAAGAATGTTGCAAAGAATGAAATGATTCACAAAGACAGCCAAAGCAAATGGCTGAAATGTCAATGCTTAGCCCAGGTATGTTGGAAAAAGGCCAGATGTCTGTTTCAAGAATGGAGTATATGTGATCATTTGGGGGCATCCcctgctttatttaaaaacacaagcCAGCCATTCATTCCCCTCAAGTGCACTTTGAAACTTATGAAGCATATCGCAGAGATAAGTGAAAATGATTGCCTTCCTCAATAACTTACAGGAAAACACTTTGGGCACGAGCGTTTACCTCAGTTTTAATTAGCTGTAGGTTTCCTGCAAAAGTACGACCACAAAGATGTGTTTAAgtggcgaaaaaaaaaaaactacagagtTAACGTTGTGAggatgttttgttgttttggctTGTTTTGTGCCTGGATTTTGTGCCTCTGCTAAATGTAACttgaatataataatgataataaaatattttgaatgtcTAATTTGAATggcttttatttacaaaaatgtgtttcttatatttattaacaaaataGTTAGTGTGAAAATAGtaaaatgtgactttttttttcttttttgctttgagTAATGAGAGGTTTTCAAGGAAGGAGGGCACATAGAGGAACTGATTTCCTATGTTGTGTTTATATGAAATACAAGAATAATTTATAGATTATAGCATGAGATAAAGGTGATTATATCATTCATCTTTATGACTAAAGGTTAATCATTATGGCtcagtgtattgtgtattttagCAGGAAATAGTCAGAAGCTATTTTAGTGATAAAATTTACAAGGAATAGtttttctgtcagtctgtctttctctttccctctttttgtttcctttccAAATCCCAGTGTAAGCCCAACATCTCTTTCACAATTTCTTGAATAAGAAGCTTCTGTTAGGTGGGTTAGGTTAAAGGTGTCATGTTTGCACAGTTTACAGTTAAACTCCGTCATCAATGTAATACTTGACCCTTATTTTTTTGCCCTGGGTTTCCGTGTGAAGCCTGAGGCGGAGTCTGTGCACAGTGCTGCTTTATAACTCAAGCActtgcgtgcacacacacacacacacacacacctgctgccaCTCGAGCTGAAGattcctctctttctcaccacTCAACACATTAATGGCTAACTGGATTGTAAACCATGGACTGGAAACCTTTATTTTGGTAAGATGCTATTGCCAgttgtttttattcatgtgtAAAATGTACCAAGTCTTTGGTTCATCTCAGTGTCCCAAACACACTCTGAGATAAGGGCATCACTGTAGCTGAGAATGTCTACAATGTTTAGACCAGAGATACCTGTTTAGGCCAAAGTTGACCTGTGgtgataaatatatttaaaaatgggGAAAACAAAGGAGGGGGAAGCCATTTGGAAAAATtgcactgaaaataaataaataaacacaagctTCATGTCAATTAATAGTTAAGTCACTGAATAACTGTTTTAAGTATTGAACTTTATTGTACATGAAATTTTGATTGTTTCACATTGTACTATACGTTTCACTGAACTAGAATTTTGAAAATAAACCTGTCTTGGTTAAGCAGATTACAaagcaatgcttttttttttttttttttttttttttcaataaaataaaattagaaacaATAGAAACCATTgcaactttaattttaatataatagttGGCATtatgctttttgtttatttttttagcccTGTTTAAGTTGAAGATTGGGCACCCTCAGGTTTAGACAGActtttgcagatttttttttatcatccaGCTAAAAACAGTGCAGCAAACTCTTAAGATTTAACTTTGCCAGTGCTGATACTAATACTGCCCCATGTAGTTGTGTTATTTTTGTTCAAGCAACCTATCTAGCATCATTGACACTAATTCAGCAAACCGCTTTCTAGCAGCAGGCAAAGATATGTTTACCAGTTTGACCAGCTCAGCCTGTGTTTTTGGGTCAGAGCTAATTAGATTTCTTTGCCATTGAAACAATCCAGGGACAACAGCCAAGTGTTTTctaataatttgtaattatatTCGTAGGTGGTGTGGATGGGCATCAACATTTTCTTGTTCGTTCACTTTTATCTCTTCTATGACTCGGGGCCTCAGTTCTTCTACACCCGTGTGCTGATCGGGGTAAGAGTtcatccacacacaaacacgctaCAAGTTATTGTAAAAGACAAGATATAAAAGTGCATCAAACATGTAATGCTTTTATTCCACAACTTTTCCACATTACTACAGCACCAAATTGCACCATTGTCTTGGAGAAACAGCATTTTGTTCCAATGTGTATAAGCTTCAAGGAGGGTATTTCCTTGACACTGTCACCActgacttgctcattagggataaacatataGGAACTAATATATGACCATTTATAATCgttataatcttaaaaaaatattttatttatattcataattttgttaattatgtaaagctgatttgggaCAGTGTCTGTTAAACTAACTTTACAAACAAAGTGAATTGAATAGTCCCAGATTCCAAAGgtctaataaaacaaatgttcgAGGCAAATGAGATGACAAATGACAAACTATTGTTTTGAGAGTAAAAAGTATTGCTTGATAGGTGTATATTTACTCCTCATAAAGAACGTGCTTCAGAGCTGCTTTGCACCACCAGACTATACAGTTATTTTGTATATGAATCTAAACGGATCATACTTTACGGAttgaatcgtgtgtgtgtgtgtgtgtgtgtgtgtgtgtgtgtgtgtgtgtgtgtgtgtgtgtgtgtgtgtgttcagtctgCTCTTTCCTGGGCAAGAGCTCCAGCTGCTGTTCTCAACTTTAACTGCATGCTCATCCTCCTGCCCGTGTGTCGCAACCTGCTGTCTCTGATCCGTGGCTCCTTCATGGTAAGTTCTTTGGatgaaaatgttaaataaaaaaggagcaaaaatgttaatattattgTGTACACTGCAAAGGAATGACAGTGGCAATAT
It contains:
- the xkrx gene encoding XK-related protein 2, translating into MKSKHEHHPESVNSLGYTNNMDEAVEDDISEIAQHAVPNENEVVLVINHSKIRPPFSVLWATVLYCAEFICASVLSSMYHTSDDVIWMGLTITFILVPSVLTQLTLTFVHRDLGRDRPLVLFMHLLQMGPIIRCVEALVVYFKAGRQEEPYVTITRKMKLKNGKAVGSPMEWEIGHSERKLAVHRDAFKRTAVIQAFLGSTPQLTLQLYAAIQEKYILLPARVTLMIISLISITYGALVCSVLAIQIRYDEYKVNMKVGTYLCMVLWRGLEIATRVTTLVLFSTALTYWVILVGLGNLLIFFFQPWVEFWARKASLPENVDKNLSKLGTCVVLFLVTLLYACINIFCWSAVQLNLAEQELIEKQPRWSRLALYYTLRFFENVGLIVAWYFFKSDFYEYICAPLLAVQLIVCYGLAVLFMLLFYQFCHPARKLFKHNVEDCLQCACCWRKEHTLVPQVPPIPDPSTLLGARETDILEDMEAA